In Halichondria panicea chromosome 17, odHalPani1.1, whole genome shotgun sequence, a single window of DNA contains:
- the LOC135351625 gene encoding uncharacterized protein LOC135351625 isoform X2 has product MAISIGTLTLPGQCSKVKNLYFQNNKPSGNTHVACLTMAIKANIFGNLEWLQLSNTLPDNVEENGRLLTELLPSIAFHCPHLNDIDLSENNIGVPGAGAIGEIFVRLATNRKDLELNLSETNLNSEAAKEFSDKVLASLEDVSNPLSCELDLRVDNNPLGHSGLLAIFRMLSNQNCPVTRLDLDHTHTVNQGLLSATHFETLTFPGQCSKLKRLSFQNNKPSGDTHVACLTMAIKANIFGNLERMQLSNTLPDNVEENGRLLTELLPSIASHCPHLNDIDLSENNIGVPGAGAIGEIFVRLATNRKDLELKLLISETNLNSEAAKEFSDKVLASLEDVSNPLSCEINLRVDNNPLGHSGLLAIFRMLSNENCPVTRLDLDDTHAVKQGQITAISIGTLTLPGQCSKVKNLYFQNNKPSGNTHVACLTMAIKANIFGNLEWLQLSNTLPGNVEENGRLLTELLPSIASHCPHLNDIDLSENNIGVPGAGAIGEIFVRLATNRKELELNLSETNLDSEAAKVFSDKVLASLEDVSNPLSCEIDLHVDNNPLGHSGLLAIFRMLSNENCPVTRLDLDHTHAVNQGQIKATYFGQFNKLKKLSFQNNKPSGDTHVACLTIAIKANIFGNLERMQLSNTLPDNVEENGRLLTELLPSIASHCPHLEDLDLSENNIGVPGAGAIGKAFVRLATNRKELELNLSETNLDSEAAKELSDKVLASFEDVSNPLSCKIKLCVDNNPLGHSGLSAIFRMLSSENCPITRLHLESTLHTSITDLCLNNPVLNSESLNSNTISIGLWRNLLHGKNIFILAECIQCCPSLEKLDCDQCQVTSNDVFTLFSYLKSHDIQRKCLKCLDLQNNSIGDDAVTALITYLPSVFPCIEDIDLDDNLVSTEGLKRLEEFLQERNTSEDEEFDYTSSESIPDDASDSLPEYSNTDSEDSTSDDTDFKSTAEDLNELQEDMSPTASQDSTATETSDKLISQKQQLQSLPIERDIEVTNEQLDTTVEETHLSEMLSQSDSTHDGYLESGLSSGQQSDVTINTLREVPTSLTVETLKRESNITDEQLDTRIEEIDLPKLSSYFDNTNDYVEMLRLSPGQQTDVIEEKARTAMNRTQAGIKLALKYWLDRVVAEGTFRALLLILISLDKGDVAIKVAQYLSAKVCW; this is encoded by the exons ATGGCAATCTCAATTGGAACGCTAACATTACCTGGTCAATGTAGCAAAGTGAAAAACCTGTATTTTCAAAACAACAAACCAAGCGGGAACACTCATGTAGCTTGCTTGACAATGGCTATTAAAGCCAACATTTTTGGTAATCTCGAATGGTTGCAACTATCAAACACCCTCCCTGACAATGTTGAGGAGAATGGAAGACTACTCACTGAACTCTTACCATCAATTGCCTTTCACTGTCCTCATCTGAATGACATTGATCTCTCTGAGAACAATATCGGTGTACCTGGAGCTGGTGCAATAGGAGAGATCTTTGTAAGACTTGCTACTAATAGGAAGGATTTGGAGCTGAACTTAAGTGAGACTAATCTCAATAGCGAAGCAGCAAAAGAATTTTCTGATAAAGTATTGGCTTCTTTAGAGGATGTTTCAAACCCACTCTCCTGTGAACTTGATTTACGTGTTGATAACaatccacttggacacagCGGTTTGTTAGCCATCTTTAGAATGCTCTCTAACCAAAACTGTCCAGTAACAAGACTTGACCTagaccacacacatacagtcaaCCAGGGCCTATTATCGGCAACTCATTTTGAAACTCTAACATTTCCTGGTCAATGTAGCAAATTGAAAAGGTTGTCATTTCAAAACAACAAACCAAGCGGGGACACTCATGTAGCTTGCTTGACAATGGCTATTAAAGCCAACATTTTTGGTAATCTTGAGAGGATGCAACTATCAAATACCCTCCCTGACAATGTTGAGGAGAATGGAAGACTACTCACTGAACTCTTACCATCAATTGCCTCTCACTGTCCTCATCTGAATGACATTGATCTCTCTGAGAACAATATCGGTGTACCTGGAGCTGGTGCAATAGGAGAGATCTTTGTAAGACTTGCTACTAATAGGAAGGATTTGGAGCTGAAATTATTAATAAGTGAGACTAATCTCAATAGCGAAGCAGCAAAAGAATTTTCTGATAAAGTATTGGCTTCTTTAGAGGATGTTTCAAACCCACTCTCCTGTGAAATCAATTTGCGTGTTGATAACAACCCACTTGGACACAGCGGCTTGTTAGCCATCTTTAGAATGCTCTCTAACGAAAACTGTCCAGTAACAAGACTTGATCTAGAcgacacacatgcagtcaaacAGGGCCAAATAACGGCAATCTCAATTGGAACGCTAACATTACCTGGTCAATGTAGCAAAGTGAAAAACCTGTATTTTCAAAACAACAAACCAAGCGGGAACACTCATGTAGCTTGCTTGACAATGGCTATTAAAGCCAACATTTTTGGTAATCTCGAATGGTTGCAACTATCAAACACCCTCCCTGGCAATGTTGAGGAGAATGGAAGACTACTCACTGAACTCTTACCATCAATTGCCTCTCACTGTCCTCATCTGAATGACATTGATCTCTCTGAGAACAATATCGGTGTACCTGGAGCTGGTGCAATAGGAGAGATCTTTGTAAGACTTGCTACTAATAGGAAGGAGTTGGAGCTGAACTTAAGTGAGACTAATCTCGACAGTGAAGCAGCGAAAGTATTTTCTGACAAAGTGTTAGCTTCTTTAGAGGATGTTTCAAACCCACTTTCCTGTGAAATTGATTTGCATGTTGATAACAACCCACTTGGACACAGCGGCTTGTTAGCCATCTTTAGAATGCTCTCTAACGAAAACTGTCCAGTAACAAGACTTGATCTagaccacacacatgcagtcaatcaAGGTCAAATAAAGGCAACTTATTTTGGTCAATTTAACAAATTGAAAAAGCTGTCATTTCAAAACAACAAACCAAGCGGGGACACTCATGTTGCTTGCTTGACAATCGCTATTAAAGCCAACATTTTTGGTAATCTTGAGAGGATGCAACTATCAAATACCCTCCCTGACAATGTTGAGGAGAATGGAAGACTACTAACTGAACTCTTACCATCAATTGCCTCTCACTGTCCTCATCTGGAGGACCTTGATCTTTCTGAGAACAATATCGGTGTACCTGGAGCTGGTGCAATAGGAAAGGCGTTTGTAAGACTTGCTACTAATAGGAAGGAGTTGGAGTTGAACTTAAGTGAGACTAATCTCGACAGTGAAGCAGCGAAAGAACTTTCTGATAAAGTATTGGCTTCTTTTGAGGATGTTTCAAACCCACTCTCCTGTAAAATTAAGTTGTGTGTTGATAACaatccacttggacacagtggTTTGTCAGCCATCTTTAGAATGCTCTCTAGCGAAAACTGTCCAATAACAAGACTTCACCTGGAATCAACCCTTCACACTTCCATTACTGACCTCTGTTTGAACAATCCTGTTTTAAATTCAGAATCTCTTAACAGCAATACAATAAGTATCGGTCTTTGGCGAAATTTGCTTCATGGCAAGAACATTTTCATACTAGCTGAATGTATTCAGTGCTGTCCATCACTGGAGAAGCTGGATTGTGATCAGTGTCAGGTTacttcaaatgatgtatttacaTTATTTTCATACCTTAAATCTCACGATATTCAACGAAAGTGTTTAAAATGTTTGGACCTTCAAAACAACAGCATTGGTGATGACGCAGTGACTGCCCTTATTACTTATTTGCCTTCTGTGTTTCCATGTATTGAAGATATTGATCTAGATGACAATCTCGTGAGTACGGAGGGATTGAAAAGACTTGAAGAGTTTTTGCAG GAGAGAAACACGTCTGAAGATGAAGAATTTGATTACACTAGTTCTGAATCAATACCAGATGATGCAAGTGACTCTCTACCAGAA TACAGTAATACTGATTCAGAAGATTCTACCAGTGATGATACGGACTTCAAATCTACTGCTGAAGATCTGAATGAACTACAAGAGGATATGTCACCTACAGCTAGTCAGGATTCCACAGCTACTGAAACTTCTGACAAACTAATCAGCCAAAAACAACAGCTACAAA GTTTGCCTATTGAGAGAGACATTGAAGTCACTAACGAGCAGCTTGACACAACAGTAGAAGAAACACACCTCTCTGAAATGTTGTCACAATCTGACAGCACCCATGACGGCTATCTGGAGTCAGGCCTCTCATCTGGACAGCAAAGTGACGTCACAATAAACACCCTAAGAGAAGTACCTACCA GTCTAACCGTTGAAACACTAAAGAGAGAAAGTAATATCACTGACGAGCAGCTTGACACAAGAATAGAAGAAATAGACCTTCCCAAATTATCGTCATATTTCGACAACACTAATGACTATGTTGAAATGCTGAGGCTCTCACCTGGACAGCAAACTGATGTCATTGAAGAGAAGGCTAGAACAGCCATGAATCGAACACAAGCTGGAATAAAGTTGGCTCTGAAATATTGGCTGGACAGAGTTGTTGCAGAGGGCACCTTCAGAGCTCTGCTACTCATCCTAATCTCCCTGGACAAAGGAGACGTTGCTATCAAGGTGGCACAGTACTTGTCAGCCAAAG
- the LOC135351625 gene encoding uncharacterized protein LOC135351625 isoform X1, with protein sequence MAISIGTLTLPGQCSKVKNLYFQNNKPSGNTHVACLTMAIKANIFGNLEWLQLSNTLPDNVEENGRLLTELLPSIAFHCPHLNDIDLSENNIGVPGAGAIGEIFVRLATNRKDLELNLSETNLNSEAAKEFSDKVLASLEDVSNPLSCELDLRVDNNPLGHSGLLAIFRMLSNQNCPVTRLDLDHTHTVNQGLLSATHFETLTFPGQCSKLKRLSFQNNKPSGDTHVACLTMAIKANIFGNLERMQLSNTLPDNVEENGRLLTELLPSIASHCPHLNDIDLSENNIGVPGAGAIGEIFVRLATNRKDLELKLLISETNLNSEAAKEFSDKVLASLEDVSNPLSCEINLRVDNNPLGHSGLLAIFRMLSNENCPVTRLDLDDTHAVKQGQITAISIGTLTLPGQCSKVKNLYFQNNKPSGNTHVACLTMAIKANIFGNLEWLQLSNTLPGNVEENGRLLTELLPSIASHCPHLNDIDLSENNIGVPGAGAIGEIFVRLATNRKELELNLSETNLDSEAAKVFSDKVLASLEDVSNPLSCEIDLHVDNNPLGHSGLLAIFRMLSNENCPVTRLDLDHTHAVNQGQIKATYFGQFNKLKKLSFQNNKPSGDTHVACLTIAIKANIFGNLERMQLSNTLPDNVEENGRLLTELLPSIASHCPHLEDLDLSENNIGVPGAGAIGKAFVRLATNRKELELNLSETNLDSEAAKELSDKVLASFEDVSNPLSCKIKLCVDNNPLGHSGLSAIFRMLSSENCPITRLHLESTLHTSITDLCLNNPVLNSESLNSNTISIGLWRNLLHGKNIFILAECIQCCPSLEKLDCDQCQVTSNDVFTLFSYLKSHDIQRKCLKCLDLQNNSIGDDAVTALITYLPSVFPCIEDIDLDDNLVSTEGLKRLEEFLQERNTSEDEEFDYTSSESIPDDASDSLPEYSNTDSEDSTSDDTDFKSTAEDLNELQEDMSPTASQDSTATETSDKLISQKQQLQSLPIERDIEVTNEQLDTTVEETHLSEMLSQSDSTHDGYLESGLSSGQQSDVTINTLREVPTSLTVETLKRESNITDEQLDTRIEEIDLPKLSSYFDNTNDYVEMLRLSPGQQTDVIEEKARTAMNRTQAGIKLALKYWLDRVVAEGTFRALLLILISLDKGDVAIKVAQYLSAKGNAGYSVLVSCSEKIVQSLSEDPKGLALHLLSAGLITVSILEKTNELNETKREKATRLYTALLGVVKHHPHKYHEFVSTLRLNPLHTDLVTQLDSKYM encoded by the exons ATGGCAATCTCAATTGGAACGCTAACATTACCTGGTCAATGTAGCAAAGTGAAAAACCTGTATTTTCAAAACAACAAACCAAGCGGGAACACTCATGTAGCTTGCTTGACAATGGCTATTAAAGCCAACATTTTTGGTAATCTCGAATGGTTGCAACTATCAAACACCCTCCCTGACAATGTTGAGGAGAATGGAAGACTACTCACTGAACTCTTACCATCAATTGCCTTTCACTGTCCTCATCTGAATGACATTGATCTCTCTGAGAACAATATCGGTGTACCTGGAGCTGGTGCAATAGGAGAGATCTTTGTAAGACTTGCTACTAATAGGAAGGATTTGGAGCTGAACTTAAGTGAGACTAATCTCAATAGCGAAGCAGCAAAAGAATTTTCTGATAAAGTATTGGCTTCTTTAGAGGATGTTTCAAACCCACTCTCCTGTGAACTTGATTTACGTGTTGATAACaatccacttggacacagCGGTTTGTTAGCCATCTTTAGAATGCTCTCTAACCAAAACTGTCCAGTAACAAGACTTGACCTagaccacacacatacagtcaaCCAGGGCCTATTATCGGCAACTCATTTTGAAACTCTAACATTTCCTGGTCAATGTAGCAAATTGAAAAGGTTGTCATTTCAAAACAACAAACCAAGCGGGGACACTCATGTAGCTTGCTTGACAATGGCTATTAAAGCCAACATTTTTGGTAATCTTGAGAGGATGCAACTATCAAATACCCTCCCTGACAATGTTGAGGAGAATGGAAGACTACTCACTGAACTCTTACCATCAATTGCCTCTCACTGTCCTCATCTGAATGACATTGATCTCTCTGAGAACAATATCGGTGTACCTGGAGCTGGTGCAATAGGAGAGATCTTTGTAAGACTTGCTACTAATAGGAAGGATTTGGAGCTGAAATTATTAATAAGTGAGACTAATCTCAATAGCGAAGCAGCAAAAGAATTTTCTGATAAAGTATTGGCTTCTTTAGAGGATGTTTCAAACCCACTCTCCTGTGAAATCAATTTGCGTGTTGATAACAACCCACTTGGACACAGCGGCTTGTTAGCCATCTTTAGAATGCTCTCTAACGAAAACTGTCCAGTAACAAGACTTGATCTAGAcgacacacatgcagtcaaacAGGGCCAAATAACGGCAATCTCAATTGGAACGCTAACATTACCTGGTCAATGTAGCAAAGTGAAAAACCTGTATTTTCAAAACAACAAACCAAGCGGGAACACTCATGTAGCTTGCTTGACAATGGCTATTAAAGCCAACATTTTTGGTAATCTCGAATGGTTGCAACTATCAAACACCCTCCCTGGCAATGTTGAGGAGAATGGAAGACTACTCACTGAACTCTTACCATCAATTGCCTCTCACTGTCCTCATCTGAATGACATTGATCTCTCTGAGAACAATATCGGTGTACCTGGAGCTGGTGCAATAGGAGAGATCTTTGTAAGACTTGCTACTAATAGGAAGGAGTTGGAGCTGAACTTAAGTGAGACTAATCTCGACAGTGAAGCAGCGAAAGTATTTTCTGACAAAGTGTTAGCTTCTTTAGAGGATGTTTCAAACCCACTTTCCTGTGAAATTGATTTGCATGTTGATAACAACCCACTTGGACACAGCGGCTTGTTAGCCATCTTTAGAATGCTCTCTAACGAAAACTGTCCAGTAACAAGACTTGATCTagaccacacacatgcagtcaatcaAGGTCAAATAAAGGCAACTTATTTTGGTCAATTTAACAAATTGAAAAAGCTGTCATTTCAAAACAACAAACCAAGCGGGGACACTCATGTTGCTTGCTTGACAATCGCTATTAAAGCCAACATTTTTGGTAATCTTGAGAGGATGCAACTATCAAATACCCTCCCTGACAATGTTGAGGAGAATGGAAGACTACTAACTGAACTCTTACCATCAATTGCCTCTCACTGTCCTCATCTGGAGGACCTTGATCTTTCTGAGAACAATATCGGTGTACCTGGAGCTGGTGCAATAGGAAAGGCGTTTGTAAGACTTGCTACTAATAGGAAGGAGTTGGAGTTGAACTTAAGTGAGACTAATCTCGACAGTGAAGCAGCGAAAGAACTTTCTGATAAAGTATTGGCTTCTTTTGAGGATGTTTCAAACCCACTCTCCTGTAAAATTAAGTTGTGTGTTGATAACaatccacttggacacagtggTTTGTCAGCCATCTTTAGAATGCTCTCTAGCGAAAACTGTCCAATAACAAGACTTCACCTGGAATCAACCCTTCACACTTCCATTACTGACCTCTGTTTGAACAATCCTGTTTTAAATTCAGAATCTCTTAACAGCAATACAATAAGTATCGGTCTTTGGCGAAATTTGCTTCATGGCAAGAACATTTTCATACTAGCTGAATGTATTCAGTGCTGTCCATCACTGGAGAAGCTGGATTGTGATCAGTGTCAGGTTacttcaaatgatgtatttacaTTATTTTCATACCTTAAATCTCACGATATTCAACGAAAGTGTTTAAAATGTTTGGACCTTCAAAACAACAGCATTGGTGATGACGCAGTGACTGCCCTTATTACTTATTTGCCTTCTGTGTTTCCATGTATTGAAGATATTGATCTAGATGACAATCTCGTGAGTACGGAGGGATTGAAAAGACTTGAAGAGTTTTTGCAG GAGAGAAACACGTCTGAAGATGAAGAATTTGATTACACTAGTTCTGAATCAATACCAGATGATGCAAGTGACTCTCTACCAGAA TACAGTAATACTGATTCAGAAGATTCTACCAGTGATGATACGGACTTCAAATCTACTGCTGAAGATCTGAATGAACTACAAGAGGATATGTCACCTACAGCTAGTCAGGATTCCACAGCTACTGAAACTTCTGACAAACTAATCAGCCAAAAACAACAGCTACAAA GTTTGCCTATTGAGAGAGACATTGAAGTCACTAACGAGCAGCTTGACACAACAGTAGAAGAAACACACCTCTCTGAAATGTTGTCACAATCTGACAGCACCCATGACGGCTATCTGGAGTCAGGCCTCTCATCTGGACAGCAAAGTGACGTCACAATAAACACCCTAAGAGAAGTACCTACCA GTCTAACCGTTGAAACACTAAAGAGAGAAAGTAATATCACTGACGAGCAGCTTGACACAAGAATAGAAGAAATAGACCTTCCCAAATTATCGTCATATTTCGACAACACTAATGACTATGTTGAAATGCTGAGGCTCTCACCTGGACAGCAAACTGATGTCATTGAAGAGAAGGCTAGAACAGCCATGAATCGAACACAAGCTGGAATAAAGTTGGCTCTGAAATATTGGCTGGACAGAGTTGTTGCAGAGGGCACCTTCAGAGCTCTGCTACTCATCCTAATCTCCCTGGACAAAGGAGACGTTGCTATCAAGGTGGCACAGTACTTGTCAGCCAAAG
- the LOC135351629 gene encoding NACHT, LRR and PYD domains-containing protein 5-like has translation MGQTQSLRKTGFVTSLKKKYINREFGENKQWLPVRGDGQLRRLFKLQLVETDKIKGFGNKGNRSSGNGKQPEDDKDDKEKRKSILHTDLFKSTSSDNKPVRKIVVKGNAGIGKTTLCTMLTEEWAKGNILKQFDCVLLLPLRENRVSSATSLPELIKLFHPDEETCIPPTKRMKGKEGEGVLIIADGWDELSEGARATGSFLYELLLGYGCSKASVLLTSRHSATEPFHTLSSVDAFIEVVGFDEENIKQYIVEDFKDDPEKASSLMEQLKSNPLIQSLCSVPLNCAIVCDLWRHNLQQTLPSTITKLYARITLSVVLRDIRKKCPQHCVDSLDNFDSIPDELQNDFWLVCRFAFEFLAKDRIVFSDSEVSSFSKDGKFNKKAFFFGLLQSAHSHFPSQQNSLTTGYGLSFHFAHLTIQEFLAALHIVILSHEEKTKICNTYAGNNRFNMVWRFVFGLKSKEVKYRDQVVSLGDTLVDQVLFAIRDQDILLCHCSLESQDKVVHCKVANRIYAKFSYCYRSIRRPQTAHDSVALLHIFNCISHCSEVKLDFSGSLNDEQLQKLATILIDRKLQVKELSLDNCKLTGECLETFFNKASASFRYLYKVSLDGNFIKALPFSSSNNTLTSLSLSKNPLWQNGVQSLESVVRAGSLVKLEYLCLSSALTNDTDIINTTMLATLLPALATHCPNLKDLNLSENNIGVPGAGVIGEAFVRLATNRKELKLNLSETNLNSEAAKELSDKVLASLEDVSNPLSCEINLRVDNNPLGHSGLLAIFRMLSNQNCPVTRLDLDHTHTVNQGLLSATDFETLTFPGQCSKLKRLSFQNNKPSGDTHVACLTMAIKANIFGNLERMQLSNTLPDNVEENGRLLTELLPSIASHCPHLNDIDLSENNIGVPGAGAIGEIFVRLATNRKDLELKLLISETNLNSEAAKEFSDKVLASLEDVSNPLSCEINLRVDNNPLGHSGLLAIFRMLSNENCPVTRLDLRGGSRGDFEGLKPPPFEKTTMCCSLTLQQFCHQLCICRLT, from the exons ATGGGTCAGACACAGTCTCTTCGTAAGACTGG gTTTGTAACTAGTCTCAAGAAAAAATACATAAACAGAGAGTTTGGAGAAAATAAACAATGGCTACCAGTTAGAGGAGACGGACAACTTAGAAGACTTTTCAAACTGCAATTAGTCGAGACTGATAAAATAAAAGGGTTTGGAAACAAGGGGAATCGTTCGAGTGGCAATGGCAAGCAACCTGAAGATGACAAAGATGACAAAGAGAAACGCAAATCAATACTCCACACTGACCTGTTCAAGTCTACTAGCAGTGACAACAAACCAGTAAGGAAGATTGTTGTGAAAGGCAATGCTGGGATTGGTAAAACTACACTGTGTACCATGCTTACTGAGGAGTGGGCAAAAGGTAATATCCTGAAACAATTTGATTGTGTTCTGCTGCTTCCACTGAGAGAAAATCGAGTGTCCTCTGCCACAAGCCTCCCTGAGCTGATTAAACTTTTCCATCCCGATGAGGAGACCTGCATACCTCCAACAAAAAGGATGAAGGGTAAAGAGGGAGAAGGTGTCCTCATCATAGCTGATGGCTGGGACGAACTAAGTGAGGGTGCTCGAGCTACTGGCTCGTTTCTATATGAACTTCTTCTTGGTTATGGTTGTTCCAAAGCATCTGTTCTCCTCACCTCCCGACATTCTGCAACAGAACCTTTTCACACACTCTCTTCAGTGGACGCTTTCATCGAGGTGGTGGGTTTTGATGAAGAAAATATTAAACAGTACATAGTTGAGGATTTCAAAGATGATCCAGAAAAGGCTTCTTCTCTTATGGAGCAGCTTAAAAGCAATCCACTCATTCAGAGTTTGTGCTCTGTGCCACTTAATTGTGCGATTGTTTGTGACCTGTGGCGCCACAACTTACAGCAAACACTTCCAAGCACAATCACAAAACTATATGCTAGGATAACACTGTCTGTCGTGCTTCGTGACATTAGGAAGAAATGTCCACAACACTGTGTAGACTCGCTTGACAATTTCGATTCCATTCCTGATGAACTTCAAAATGATTTCTGGCTAGTTTGCAGGTTTGCTTTTGAATTTTTGGCTAAAGATCGAATAGTCTTCTCAGACAGTGAAGTTTCATCGTTTTCTAAAGATGGGAAGTTTAATAAGAAGGCGTTTTTTTTTGGTTTATTGCAATCAGCACATTCACATTTCCCTAGCCAACAAAACTCATTGACAACAGGTTATGGCTTGTCGTTTCACTTCGCTCACTTGACTATTCAGGAGTTTTTAGCTGCCCTTCATATCGTCATTTTATCTCATGAAGAGAAAACAAAGATTTGCAACACTTATGCTGGAAACAATCGGTTTAATATGGTCTGGAGATTTGTGTTCGGTCTTAAGTCTAAAGAAGTGAAATATAGGGACCAAGTAGTCTCTTTAGGTGATACATTGGTTGATCAAGTTTTATTTGCAATAAGAGACCAAGACATTTTACTTTGCCACTGCTCATTGGAATCCCAGGATAAGGTTGTGCATTGTAAAGTAGCCAACAGAATTTATGCCAAGTTTAGTTATTGTTATAGATCAATCAGAAGGCCCCAAACTGCTCACGACAGTGTAGCTCTTTTGCACATTTTTAACTGTATATCACATTGTTCAGAGGTCAAGCTCGATTTTTCAGGGAGTCTTAATGATGAACAGCTTCAGAAACTAGCTACTATCCTCATTGATAGAAAGTTGCAAGTAAAAGAATTAAGTCTCGATAACTGCAAGCTCACAGGTGAATGTCTCGAGACCTTCTTTAACAAAGCATCAGCATCATTTCGGTATCTTTACAAAGTATCTCTAGATGGAAACTTTATCAAAGCTTTACCATTTTCATCCAGCAATAACACATTAACTAGCCTTTCTTTATCCAAGAATCCACTCTGGCAAAATGGCGTCCAGTCACTAGAGAGTGTTGTACGCGCAGGTTCACTAGTAAAACTTGAGTACTTGTGTCTATCTAGTGCACTGACAAACGACACAGATATTATCAATACAACAATGTTAGCCACACTTCTTCCAGCATTAGCTACACACTGCCCTAATCTGAAGGACCTTAATCTTTCTGAGAACAATATTGGTGTACCAGGAGCTGGTGTAATAGGAGAGGCCTTTGTGAGACTTGCTACTAATAGGAAGGAGTTGAAGCTGAACTTAAGTGAGACTAATCTCAACAGTGAAGCAGCGAAAGAACTTTCTGATAAAGTATTGGCTTCTTTAGAGGATGTTTCAAACCCACTCTCCTGTGAAATCAATTTGCGTGTTGATAATAACCCACTTGGACACAGCGGCTTGTTAGCCATCTTTAGAATGCTCTCTAACCAAAACTGTCCAGTAACAAGACTTGACCTagaccacacacatacagtcaaCCAGGGCCTATTATCGGCAACTGATTTTGAAACTCTAACATTTCCTGGTCAATGTAGCAAATTGAAAAGGTTGTCATTTCAAAACAACAAACCAAGCGGGGACACTCATGTAGCTTGCTTGACAATGGCTATTAAAGCCAACATTTTTGGTAATCTTGAGAGGATGCAACTATCAAATACCCTCCCTGACAATGTTGAGGAGAATGGAAGACTACTCACTGAACTCTTACCATCAATTGCCTCTCACTGTCCTCATCTGAATGACATTGATCTCTCTGAGAACAATATCGGTGTACCTGGAGCTGGTGCAATAGGAGAGATCTTTGTAAGACTTGCTACTAATAGGAAGGATTTGGAGCTGAAATTATTAATAAGTGAGACTAATCTCAATAGCGAAGCAGCAAAAGAATTTTCTGATAAAGTATTGGCTTCTTTAGAGGATGTTTCAAACCCACTCTCCTGTGAAATCAATTTGCGTGTTGATAACAACCCACTTGGACACAGCGGCTTGTTAGCCATCTTTAGAATGCTCTCTAACGAAAACTGTCCAGTAACAAGACTTGAtctcaggggcggatccaggggtgattttgaggggctgaagccccccccttttgaaaaaactaccatgtgttgtagtctgactctacaacaattttgccaccaattatgcatctgtagactcacttga
- the LOC135351645 gene encoding uncharacterized protein LOC135351645, with the protein MNNNLLVPALLLLSLFATSSAYLDGAREESCYDHSIIHTVDLGGGEVINDPSTVCNTPCGYQLYVVGERAENGTLIEYETSTTTSFEYKLNTTYQFSLRIIMLAGGQQTNGFVGFLVQARNYTDMFVPESSIHGTWEDDTMLYYRPLNCGKSVADTSMLYPNSATQRLSMDIADIMGDNEVLLYWVSPVKQDDAVTVVFWYTIVQQHRAHFFPVRGPVGNPPPPPTLPPTTLPPTTLPPTNPPTTETGPSVISATDSGPPVTDSDNNAAGLTASVTIWAIGIALIAALKPF; encoded by the exons ATGAATAACAACCTGTTAGTGCCGGCACTGCTGCTCCTCTCGTTGTTTGCTACCTCTTCTGCGTACCTTGATGGAGCTCGTGAAGAGTCTTGTTACGACCACAGCATTATTCACACTGTAGATTTAGGGGGGGGTGAAGTTATAAATGATCCAAGTACAGTCTGTAACACCCCCTGTGGCTACCAACTATATGTTGTTGGGGAACGAGCAGAAAATGGAACTCTGATAGAATATGAAACGAGTACGACAACAAGTTTTGAGTACAAGCTGAACACCACTtatcaat tttcgTTGAGGATAATCATGTTGGCGGGTGGTCAGCAAACGAACGGCTTTGTAGGGTTCCTGGTTCAAGCTCGTAATTACACAGACATGTTTGTCCCTGAATCCTCCATACACGGGACGTGGGAGGACGATACAATGCTATATTATAGACCACTGAACTGTGGCAAATCCGTGGCCGATACATCTATGCTTTATCCT AACTCGGCTACTCAAAGGCTATCTATGGACATTGCTGATATAATGGGAGACAATGAGGTGCTTCTCTACTGGGTATCACCTGTCAAACAAGATGACGCAGTCACCGTTGTGTTCTG GTATACAATTGTTCAGCAGCATCGTGCTCATTTTTTCCCTGTGAGAGGACCTGTTGGA aatcctcctcctcctcctacTCTACCTCCTACCACTCTACCTCCTACCACTCTGCCTCCTACCAATCCACCGACAACTGAAACCGGTCCATCGGTAATTAGTGCAACTGATTCTGGTCCACCGGTAACTGATTCAGACAACAACGCTG ctggCCTCACTGCTTCAGTGACCATCTGGGCCATTGGAATCGCACTCATTGCTGCACTCAAGCCGTTCTGA